The DNA region GCCTATGTTTGGCCGATCTACGATAGCTTCGATATTTTCGTTGCGGACCTCGAAGGAAATATTCTGGACACGTTGATCGGCGGTCCCGGTTACGACGCCGAACCTACTGTAAGTCCAAACGGTGACCGAATCGTCTTCACCTCTAACCGTTCCGGAGATCTCGAGCTGTACACGTGTAATATCGACGGCAGCGATATCGTACAGATCACCGATGAACTCGGCTATGACGGTGGCGCGTTCTTTTCACCGGACGGAAGTAAGATCGTTTTTCGCTCTTCACGCCCAAAAACCGACGAAGAGATAGCTAAGTATACCGGATTGCTCGAGAAAGGAATGGTTGAGCCAACGAATATGGAGATCTACGTTTGTAATGCCAATGGAAGCGGCTTGACCCAAGTGACAGACCTCGGAAATGCGAATTGGGCTCCATTCTTCCACCCGGGTGGTGAAAAGATCATCTTCAGCTCTAACCATGCCAGCGAACGAGGATTTCCGTTCAACCTGTTCATGATCAATTTGGACGGATCGGGGTTGGAGCAGATCACTTTCGACAGCCAGTTCGACGCCTTTGCGATGTTCAGCTACGGCGGCGAAAAGTTGGTATTCGCGAGTAACCGCATAAACAGCGGAACCCGCGCAACGAACTTGTTCATTGCCGACTGGGTCGAATAAGGGAGCGAAGATGTTCATCGGCCCGTAGGGCCAGAAATCAATCGTTAAAACTATACTGGAGCCCGACTTCCGCGGTGAAGCCCGGGTAGTTGACGCCCATATCGAAATCGAACGAGGTGTAGAACTCGAATTGATTCACTTGAGCGTAGCCCACTTGGAGAATGAGCCAGTTGCCGGAACCGTTTGAGGCGTTGCGCCAATGCGCTCCGATGAGAATGGCCTTACGGATCCACAAGTGCGCCCCATAGTCGTTCACATTGCTTTGACTATTTATACGAATGGTCGCCACAGGCTCGAGCTCGAGGCCGTCTTGAACGTTCCATCGATACGATGCATAAATGCGACTCACGTCGTATTCGGTGAAGTCTTGACTGCTGTGCACAGCGTTGAACCAGCTCGCCCCTACATGAAGTCCGTGGTAGTCGATCGCCCCGCCAACGTGAGCTCCGGCGTTCCATATCCATTCGTTTTCCGCGGGGAAACCGCCTGGAGTTTCAATGGGTGGGCCGCCGGCTGAGGTTCCGTAGTACGATAGATGGCCGTAGGGCGTAACTCCGACCGACCAACGGAATTCTTCTCCGAAATGTAGAGCCAGTGGTATTCCAAATTGAAACCTGTTCAATGCCAAGCCATCGAGGTCATAGTAAAATGAAATGCCTGAATTGAACCAGGAGTTAATGCGATTCTCGTTGGTTACCCAATATGTTTGATAAGGAACACCTTGCACTCCAGAAAATCGCTGTAATCGCGTGTTCAGGCGAAGTCCGCCCTCCGTGGTAAAGGCCGTTTCGGCCGGATTCGACCAAACTCGATTTAGGGATTCTTGACTCGAGTACAATGCTTGGGCCCGAAGGCTACTGCCCGCAATCAATGCAAGGACAGTGCAACTGAGGAAAATGCGTACT from Flavobacteriales bacterium includes:
- a CDS encoding PD40 domain-containing protein: MKITPILLAFGLAAGFTACQSPSSESETSEASDSTVTSEKMTGGTYETMLHYPQETHLANVRQLTFGGDNAEGYFSFDDSKLVFQSNHDKWGLECDQIFYMDIAKGTKADVVPPMLSTGKGRTTCSYFMPGDTTIIYSSTHLGGDACPAEPERGASGAYVWPIYDSFDIFVADLEGNILDTLIGGPGYDAEPTVSPNGDRIVFTSNRSGDLELYTCNIDGSDIVQITDELGYDGGAFFSPDGSKIVFRSSRPKTDEEIAKYTGLLEKGMVEPTNMEIYVCNANGSGLTQVTDLGNANWAPFFHPGGEKIIFSSNHASERGFPFNLFMINLDGSGLEQITFDSQFDAFAMFSYGGEKLVFASNRINSGTRATNLFIADWVE